One region of Thermococcus sp. MAR1 genomic DNA includes:
- a CDS encoding DUF354 domain-containing protein, with protein sequence MERRTYDLWADVANTPQVHVIASIVRELKDYSIYITGFSRGETAQLIKMYGLEGEVFGSDRYNPLMKSLSFAGRTFRLLYKAPRAKALLSFENAMPIPGGKLRGMKVILMLDNDLKFVGKKPLFQRVESRIKKMADVVLVPEVAEEPFRGYFGDKVMTYPGYKEHIYIADFTPDPDFIEKSGIPFDEYVVIRPESLTSLYVLHGRSLVPDLLRLFEKENINVVYLPRNDEEKALARGFENVYIPPKALDGLNLIHHSKATLTGSGTMAREAAVMGVPAVSFFPGERLLAVDRDLVEKGKMLHSREPEEIVEYVLNSLGKNYRKDFERASEVKNLVIRHVINTIGG encoded by the coding sequence ATGGAAAGGAGAACCTATGACCTCTGGGCCGACGTTGCTAACACTCCACAGGTTCATGTGATTGCCTCCATAGTCAGGGAGCTTAAGGATTACTCAATCTATATAACTGGCTTTAGCAGGGGAGAAACCGCGCAGTTGATAAAGATGTACGGCCTCGAAGGGGAGGTTTTTGGCTCCGACAGATACAACCCCCTAATGAAGTCTCTGTCGTTCGCTGGAAGAACTTTTCGTTTGCTCTACAAAGCGCCGAGGGCAAAAGCGTTGCTGAGCTTTGAAAACGCGATGCCGATTCCTGGGGGAAAGCTCAGGGGGATGAAGGTTATACTGATGCTCGACAACGACCTAAAGTTTGTGGGCAAAAAACCCCTATTCCAGAGGGTTGAATCAAGGATAAAGAAAATGGCCGATGTGGTTTTAGTTCCAGAAGTTGCGGAGGAGCCGTTCAGAGGGTACTTTGGGGATAAGGTAATGACTTATCCCGGCTACAAGGAGCACATATACATAGCCGACTTCACGCCCGATCCGGACTTCATAGAGAAGAGCGGAATTCCCTTTGATGAATACGTGGTCATAAGGCCCGAGTCGCTGACGTCTCTGTACGTCCTTCACGGCAGGTCCCTGGTTCCCGATTTGCTGAGATTGTTCGAGAAAGAGAACATAAACGTCGTTTATCTTCCGAGAAACGATGAAGAGAAGGCACTCGCGAGGGGTTTTGAGAACGTTTACATTCCTCCTAAAGCTCTTGATGGCCTCAACTTAATCCATCACTCAAAGGCAACACTCACAGGTTCGGGAACAATGGCAAGGGAAGCTGCAGTCATGGGGGTTCCGGCTGTATCGTTCTTCCCTGGCGAGAGGCTGCTTGCCGTTGACAGGGATTTAGTTGAGAAGGGGAAAATGCTGCACTCGAGGGAGCCTGAGGAGATCGTGGAGTATGTGTTAAATAGTTTGGGTAAAAACTATAGAAAAGACTTTGAAAGGGCGAGTGAAGTTAAGAATTTGGTTATTAGGCATGTAATAAACACGATAGGGGGTTAA
- a CDS encoding glycosyltransferase, translating to MKVLMIGPIEKAGGVSTHTKELTRALRKLGVNVEVYNISPDKEYSLPISALIKLYKRTLGLSFKLLKDSKKFDVIHIQSSGPIGGFLPAIVGALWKKLLGFKLIVTFHYRPDKRFIQKWRWVFNFVLSNSDRLFVVSQQQRDNIKHIFEDENVRKVLVIQNGFNSSLFNPVDKFEARKILGLPSDKRVILNVANLVPVKGHEFLIRAFSKVVKERKDVLLIIVGDGSERKKLERLISELGLENYIKLVGSKPHDEIPLWMNAADIFVLPSLSEGNPTVMFEALGVGLPFVGTAVGGVPEIITSGDYGLLCPPADPECLGEKILIALDKEWDREKIREYAEQFTWEEIAEKILGVYYEVFKN from the coding sequence ATGAAAGTTTTAATGATCGGTCCAATTGAGAAGGCGGGAGGAGTTTCAACTCATACAAAAGAACTGACAAGAGCTCTTCGAAAGCTGGGGGTTAATGTTGAGGTCTATAACATTAGCCCTGACAAAGAATACTCCCTTCCTATTTCTGCATTAATTAAATTGTACAAGAGAACCCTGGGACTTTCATTTAAACTATTGAAAGATTCTAAGAAGTTCGATGTTATCCATATCCAGTCTTCCGGACCAATCGGGGGTTTTCTGCCCGCAATAGTGGGGGCATTGTGGAAGAAGTTGCTGGGATTTAAACTTATAGTTACTTTTCACTATAGGCCTGACAAAAGGTTTATACAAAAATGGAGATGGGTATTCAACTTTGTGCTTTCTAATAGTGATCGTTTGTTTGTAGTCTCTCAGCAACAGAGAGATAATATAAAGCATATTTTTGAAGATGAAAATGTAAGAAAGGTCTTGGTTATTCAAAATGGTTTCAACTCTTCCCTATTTAATCCAGTGGACAAGTTTGAAGCCAGGAAGATTTTGGGCTTGCCCTCCGATAAGAGGGTGATTCTTAACGTTGCTAATCTCGTGCCCGTTAAGGGTCACGAGTTTTTGATAAGGGCGTTTTCTAAAGTTGTTAAGGAGAGAAAGGATGTCCTGCTCATTATAGTTGGCGATGGTTCCGAGAGGAAGAAGCTGGAGAGGCTAATTTCTGAGTTAGGACTTGAGAATTATATTAAGCTTGTTGGTTCTAAGCCTCACGACGAGATTCCCCTGTGGATGAACGCCGCCGACATCTTTGTCCTCCCTAGCCTGAGCGAGGGCAACCCAACGGTCATGTTTGAGGCTCTTGGAGTTGGTTTGCCCTTTGTTGGGACTGCCGTTGGCGGTGTTCCTGAGATAATAACCTCCGGGGATTATGGGTTGCTCTGTCCGCCAGCTGATCCAGAGTGCTTGGGAGAGAAAATTTTAATAGCCCTCGATAAAGAATGGGACAGGGAGAAAATAAGAGAGTATGCGGAGCAGTTTACTTGGGAGGAGATTGCAGAGAAGATATTGGGGGTTTACTATGAAGTATTCAAGAATTAA
- a CDS encoding glycosyltransferase, with protein MVSGGKIKLFLIKKQPFTEYFPAWPEVNGVYNKYLPSMGYEIWWISPSPDVNKPTLKKWENVNLYLVPFDNSSVFMKFISQIRFAISAFKFIHDQLKNSKKGLQIVQVRDSVEGGLAALVLKYKHPEVPVVFNYSFLFYEGAYEELKDGRISFFKFIYWWFFYKFILYYLLLPHFDLILPISREMRVKFARELGIPEDRQVPLPLGFDPYVFHPPSKSEKIELRKLLGFGSKDVILLYSGSINKSRQVSKFVRALTPILKKYKNLKLLLVGDGDEIVELNQYLNSVGVKDQVILTGRIAFKEIPKYYWISDIGLSFIKPKEMYLVSSPCKLFEYLGSGLVVIANSEVPEQKRVMSSSKGGILMPWNNLEDSLIIVVEELAVSPKLRRKMSILGYRHVTKNRSFKNYSQLVDNQYRRNMGDMR; from the coding sequence ATGGTTAGTGGTGGTAAAATAAAACTTTTTTTAATTAAAAAGCAACCATTTACTGAATATTTTCCCGCGTGGCCAGAAGTGAATGGGGTTTATAATAAATATCTTCCATCTATGGGATACGAAATATGGTGGATATCTCCATCGCCAGATGTCAATAAACCTACACTCAAAAAATGGGAGAATGTAAATTTGTATCTAGTGCCCTTTGATAATTCGTCTGTTTTTATGAAGTTCATAAGTCAAATTAGGTTCGCTATCTCAGCATTCAAGTTCATACATGACCAGTTAAAGAACTCCAAGAAAGGTTTGCAAATAGTCCAAGTACGGGATAGTGTGGAGGGGGGACTCGCTGCGTTGGTTCTTAAGTATAAGCATCCAGAAGTACCAGTAGTTTTTAACTATTCATTTTTGTTCTATGAGGGGGCGTATGAGGAACTGAAAGATGGCCGGATAAGCTTTTTTAAGTTCATTTATTGGTGGTTTTTTTATAAGTTTATTCTCTACTATCTTCTGCTTCCACATTTTGATTTGATTTTGCCCATCAGCAGGGAGATGAGGGTAAAGTTCGCTCGTGAACTGGGGATTCCAGAAGACAGGCAGGTTCCACTTCCTTTGGGTTTTGATCCATACGTATTCCATCCGCCTTCAAAATCAGAAAAAATAGAACTTCGCAAATTGCTAGGATTTGGGAGTAAAGACGTTATTCTATTGTATTCAGGCAGCATAAACAAGTCAAGACAGGTGAGTAAATTTGTAAGGGCGTTAACTCCAATCTTAAAAAAATATAAGAATTTAAAACTTTTGTTAGTTGGCGATGGAGACGAGATAGTTGAGTTAAATCAGTATCTCAATAGTGTGGGTGTTAAGGATCAAGTAATACTTACAGGTAGAATCGCCTTCAAGGAAATACCCAAGTATTATTGGATCAGCGATATTGGATTATCGTTTATAAAACCAAAAGAAATGTATCTTGTTTCTTCTCCCTGTAAACTTTTTGAATACTTAGGAAGCGGTCTGGTGGTTATTGCAAATTCAGAGGTACCAGAACAGAAACGTGTTATGTCCTCGTCGAAGGGGGGCATATTGATGCCATGGAACAATTTAGAGGATAGTCTTATTATTGTCGTTGAAGAGCTTGCGGTATCACCCAAGTTAAGAAGGAAAATGAGTATTCTTGGATATAGGCATGTAACTAAAAACAGGTCTTTTAAGAATTATTCACAACTAGTAGACAATCAATATAGGCGAAATATGGGCGATATGAGATGA
- a CDS encoding lipopolysaccharide biosynthesis protein — MMIEIIKQELKNLKSPLYRNSIYISMTSLVTAIAGFLFWSVAARLYPSSQVGVASAVVSAINLTFTLSMLGLNFALIRFYPQYRERAIGSSLVLAITASFAFSLIYGLIMKNSESFSGVFSAEFLAMFVGFSVVGTAYTIISTYAIAKRKAEHSFVQAVLFALRFAFLFLFVSLGVFGIVGSFGLGLLLGVVYGIIFIDDLKLGIDKEYIRDSFRFSLGNYIASIANVAPNYLMPTIVLTMLGKEEAAYFYIAFAIGTLILFVPNAINTSFFVEGSHGLKDVKRTLKKALVFSYLYLTLVTVFVWLFGEYVLGLFRPEYVNGFGLLKLMVIGGFFVVPVNFSITILNIQKRVREVLVINVLKAVLFLGLSYLLIPRFGIEGVGWGWIGAYTGLLIFIIPSL; from the coding sequence ATGATGATAGAAATCATAAAGCAGGAGCTCAAAAACCTCAAAAGCCCCCTCTACAGGAATTCAATCTACATATCAATGACCTCGCTGGTTACTGCTATAGCCGGCTTCCTCTTCTGGAGCGTGGCAGCGAGGCTCTATCCCTCATCCCAGGTCGGGGTAGCCTCTGCCGTGGTATCGGCGATAAACCTAACCTTCACCCTCTCGATGCTCGGCCTCAACTTCGCGTTGATAAGGTTTTATCCGCAATACAGGGAGAGGGCCATAGGGAGCTCTCTTGTACTTGCTATCACTGCATCTTTTGCCTTTTCCCTCATATATGGCCTCATAATGAAGAACTCCGAAAGCTTCAGCGGGGTTTTCTCAGCTGAATTTCTGGCGATGTTTGTAGGCTTCTCTGTGGTGGGGACGGCATACACCATCATATCCACCTACGCTATAGCCAAAAGAAAGGCCGAGCACAGCTTTGTTCAAGCTGTTCTCTTCGCGCTTAGGTTTGCCTTTCTTTTCCTCTTCGTTTCCCTCGGAGTTTTTGGAATAGTCGGCTCCTTCGGTCTGGGGCTATTACTTGGCGTTGTTTATGGGATAATATTTATAGACGACCTGAAGCTTGGAATTGATAAGGAATACATCAGGGATTCATTCAGGTTTTCCCTCGGCAACTACATAGCGAGCATAGCGAACGTTGCACCGAACTACTTAATGCCCACAATAGTATTGACGATGCTCGGGAAGGAGGAAGCGGCTTATTTCTACATCGCCTTTGCGATTGGCACGTTAATCCTCTTCGTCCCCAACGCGATAAACACTTCCTTCTTCGTCGAGGGGAGCCACGGTTTAAAGGACGTTAAGAGGACGCTGAAGAAAGCCCTCGTTTTCAGCTACCTTTATTTAACACTGGTAACTGTCTTCGTGTGGCTCTTCGGGGAATACGTTCTAGGGCTCTTCAGGCCGGAGTACGTCAACGGCTTTGGTCTGCTGAAGCTGATGGTGATTGGCGGGTTCTTTGTAGTTCCCGTTAACTTTTCAATAACGATACTGAATATTCAGAAGAGGGTTAGGGAGGTCTTGGTAATAAACGTTCTCAAGGCTGTGCTGTTCTTGGGGTTGAGCTATCTTTTGATCCCGAGGTTTGGGATTGAGGGGGTTGGATGGGGGTGGATTGGAGCATATACTGGTTTATTAATTTTTATTATTCCCAGCCTTTAA
- a CDS encoding STT3 domain-containing protein — MEVNDIRKRLVKAYELIMKPKYTLLILVILASAIRLLPMRFRYLLGYDPYFHLAYIRYALTHGWVNFFPYAIGPWGFQIYNSHPLGLWMAPAFVYRILKPFGVSLYTAFRLTPVIFGVLTVVFLYLTILRLYGRREAFLSAFFLAVLFGHVFRSMAGYYRGDNYMLFWYSVALSGIALALTWKPRKWKYERLAFYLIPAFASGLSAMFWQAYYPIFAFLLANAILLGVGAFLLQSEEYLIDSLALTTSTALGAVIANSLGGTFGYGMVGYNRGMGKKLAEELGLNFGWIKDVFLLVYLKYVIPLAVLTILLLLVVSRFLKGKKERLIIVGIGFVLFLWLTVTYYGRISELLLRLFPEAPIVETQRTAFKDWWEAYGVVGLTLPLFALRFFPSRVKAGDFLLLGTLLVQVPMVILWTRFLFIGSISIALSAGIGLVALYEVLRPRLSPRKSSALALSGLLILIPLAGTYQGFQATLGVEPLTNEYWEEALTYLQKSSHMNDVVLTWWDQGHWVTYFAGRAPVAQGSANGWVAKYYLGFVSNESLMKLGVDYIIASYDTVMKFGAVLETAGASPTEYAMLPMPLVSSAGGMLLFSAGEYSIMAVPKGDHWSVQVNVGGAVVTPQKVFVEREKSLKSVPLTGKPNANAYVYINLNYGYAVLMNGKAFNTPLSRLMFTDEYPSRYKLIYSDGGYIKIFHFEHPNVFVTAENGSVVLRFTNATGTGIGIYGYLDNGTLVFKKWYGVKGKDKFTLPGDLNGSAVIRYTYVQKKTVLDRGVFRIEDVLSGYAQITP, encoded by the coding sequence ATGGAGGTTAATGATATCCGGAAAAGATTGGTGAAGGCCTACGAATTAATAATGAAGCCAAAGTACACCCTTCTTATTCTCGTTATCCTGGCATCGGCCATCAGGCTCCTCCCGATGCGTTTTAGATACCTCCTCGGCTATGACCCATACTTCCACCTTGCCTACATACGCTACGCCCTGACCCACGGCTGGGTGAACTTTTTCCCCTATGCTATCGGTCCGTGGGGTTTCCAGATATATAACTCCCATCCCCTGGGCCTCTGGATGGCGCCGGCATTTGTATACAGGATTCTGAAGCCTTTTGGGGTTTCCCTTTACACCGCATTCCGCTTAACTCCCGTCATCTTCGGCGTTCTGACGGTGGTCTTCCTATATCTGACGATTCTAAGGCTCTACGGTAGAAGGGAGGCCTTTCTCTCGGCGTTCTTCCTGGCGGTTCTCTTCGGCCACGTCTTCCGCTCGATGGCCGGCTATTACAGGGGAGATAACTACATGCTCTTCTGGTACAGCGTGGCCCTGTCTGGGATTGCACTAGCCCTAACTTGGAAGCCGAGAAAATGGAAGTACGAAAGGTTAGCATTTTACCTGATACCTGCCTTTGCGAGCGGTCTCTCGGCAATGTTCTGGCAGGCCTACTACCCGATATTCGCGTTTCTCCTGGCAAACGCCATTCTCCTTGGGGTCGGGGCCTTCCTCCTCCAAAGCGAAGAATACCTAATAGACTCCCTGGCCCTTACAACCTCAACAGCCCTCGGGGCGGTGATTGCAAACTCCCTCGGTGGAACCTTTGGCTACGGCATGGTCGGCTACAACCGCGGGATGGGCAAAAAACTGGCTGAGGAACTGGGGCTGAACTTTGGGTGGATTAAGGATGTCTTTCTGCTGGTTTACCTGAAGTACGTCATCCCGCTGGCAGTTCTGACCATTCTGCTGCTCCTTGTTGTTTCAAGGTTTCTCAAAGGGAAGAAGGAAAGGTTAATTATCGTTGGTATCGGATTCGTCCTGTTTCTGTGGCTGACGGTGACGTACTATGGGAGGATCAGCGAGCTCCTTCTGAGGCTGTTCCCAGAGGCACCAATAGTCGAGACACAGAGGACAGCCTTTAAAGACTGGTGGGAGGCCTACGGTGTAGTGGGGCTGACCCTGCCGCTCTTTGCACTGAGGTTTTTCCCATCCAGGGTAAAAGCCGGCGATTTCCTTCTCCTCGGAACCCTTCTGGTTCAGGTTCCGATGGTCATCCTGTGGACGAGGTTCCTGTTCATAGGCTCTATTTCGATAGCATTAAGTGCCGGAATTGGATTAGTCGCACTTTACGAGGTTCTCCGCCCAAGGCTTTCCCCAAGGAAAAGCTCCGCACTGGCGTTGTCTGGGCTGCTAATCCTCATACCCCTCGCGGGGACTTACCAGGGGTTCCAGGCCACTCTTGGGGTTGAACCTCTGACCAACGAATACTGGGAGGAAGCTTTGACCTATCTTCAAAAAAGCTCTCACATGAACGACGTCGTCCTGACCTGGTGGGATCAGGGACACTGGGTGACTTACTTCGCTGGACGAGCACCCGTTGCCCAGGGAAGTGCAAACGGATGGGTCGCCAAATACTATCTCGGATTCGTAAGCAATGAGAGTCTTATGAAACTAGGAGTTGATTACATTATTGCTTCCTATGATACCGTGATGAAGTTCGGAGCTGTTCTTGAGACAGCAGGTGCTTCTCCAACAGAGTACGCAATGCTCCCAATGCCCCTTGTGTCGTCCGCAGGTGGAATGCTCCTCTTTTCCGCAGGGGAGTATTCGATAATGGCAGTGCCCAAGGGCGATCACTGGAGCGTTCAGGTTAACGTGGGGGGCGCCGTAGTGACCCCTCAAAAGGTCTTCGTTGAGCGGGAAAAATCCTTGAAGAGTGTACCCCTCACCGGCAAGCCTAACGCCAATGCCTACGTTTACATCAACCTGAATTACGGCTACGCCGTGCTGATGAACGGGAAAGCATTCAACACACCGCTGTCGAGGCTAATGTTCACCGATGAGTACCCAAGCCGCTACAAGCTCATTTACTCTGACGGGGGCTACATCAAGATATTCCACTTTGAGCACCCGAACGTTTTCGTAACCGCTGAGAACGGCTCAGTGGTTCTCAGGTTCACAAACGCCACAGGAACTGGCATCGGCATCTACGGCTACCTCGACAACGGCACCCTCGTCTTCAAGAAGTGGTACGGGGTTAAAGGGAAGGACAAATTTACCCTGCCCGGTGACCTGAATGGAAGCGCTGTCATCCGCTACACCTACGTCCAGAAGAAGACCGTGCTCGACAGGGGCGTGTTCAGGATCGAGGATGTGCTATCCGGTTACGCTCAGATAACTCCCTGA
- a CDS encoding sugar phosphate nucleotidyltransferase → MKILIMAGGYATRLWPITKDNPKALLPVGNRAILDYILEKVGELDMEVYISTNRFFEAHFRPYAEKRGIKLIVEDTLHESEKLGTIGAMKRAVEELGLDDYLVIAGDNLFSFSLREFLEAYDGKTLIAVYDVGDMELAKRYGVVVLEGDKVLSFQEKPAEPRSTLVSTGVYVFPRRVMERIDEYLSNGNRDSPGYFLQWLLERKESIKAYRFSDYWYDIGSADSYLEALKTLLKESHVEEIQISPYAKIIPPVVIKRGAKILGRSMIGPYAYIGEECVIENSDVSDSIIFRNTIIKNSTIWRSIIDEKCEIRNLELRKSLVGGHAKIQRGE, encoded by the coding sequence ATGAAGATCCTCATAATGGCCGGCGGCTACGCGACCCGGCTGTGGCCGATCACGAAGGACAACCCCAAGGCTCTGTTGCCAGTGGGGAACAGGGCAATACTGGACTACATCCTTGAAAAGGTCGGGGAGCTTGATATGGAGGTGTACATTTCTACAAACCGCTTCTTTGAGGCTCACTTCAGGCCCTACGCGGAGAAAAGGGGCATCAAGCTTATAGTGGAGGACACCCTCCACGAGAGCGAAAAGCTCGGAACGATTGGGGCCATGAAAAGGGCCGTTGAAGAGCTGGGCCTCGATGATTACCTTGTTATAGCGGGTGACAACCTGTTCTCCTTCTCCCTCCGGGAGTTTCTTGAGGCATACGATGGGAAAACCCTCATAGCCGTCTATGACGTTGGGGATATGGAGCTTGCAAAACGCTACGGCGTAGTCGTTCTGGAGGGCGACAAAGTCCTCTCGTTCCAAGAAAAGCCTGCCGAGCCGAGGTCAACCCTTGTAAGCACCGGCGTTTATGTCTTTCCGAGAAGGGTTATGGAGCGCATCGATGAGTACCTCTCCAACGGCAACCGCGATTCCCCCGGCTACTTCCTCCAGTGGCTGCTGGAGAGAAAGGAGTCCATAAAGGCCTACCGCTTCTCGGACTACTGGTACGATATCGGTTCCGCCGATAGCTACCTTGAGGCACTGAAGACCCTCCTGAAGGAAAGCCATGTGGAGGAGATCCAGATCAGTCCCTACGCGAAGATAATACCTCCGGTTGTCATAAAGCGCGGTGCCAAAATACTCGGCCGGTCGATGATAGGGCCCTACGCCTACATAGGGGAGGAGTGTGTCATAGAGAACTCCGACGTCAGCGATTCAATAATCTTCAGGAACACCATTATCAAAAACTCCACCATATGGCGCTCCATCATCGACGAGAAGTGCGAGATTAGGAACCTCGAGCTGAGGAAGAGCCTCGTTGGAGGCCATGCAAAGATACAGAGGGGAGAATGA
- a CDS encoding nucleotidyltransferase domain-containing protein, with protein MKVYHLSIPERDVIKERIRAYLMSREDVLFAYIHGSFLEGRPFRDIDVAVFVRSKPGRFYEMELEDELSGLTGFPVDVRLLNDAPVEFRFHVISGELLFSRDERARCDFEERTMREYHDYSRYLEMYRGEALGI; from the coding sequence ATGAAAGTGTACCACCTCTCGATCCCGGAGCGGGACGTCATTAAGGAACGGATAAGGGCGTACCTTATGTCCCGGGAGGACGTTCTCTTCGCCTATATTCATGGTTCTTTCCTGGAAGGCCGTCCTTTTAGAGACATAGACGTTGCGGTTTTCGTAAGGTCAAAACCGGGCCGTTTCTACGAGATGGAGCTTGAGGACGAGCTGTCCGGGTTAACTGGCTTTCCTGTTGATGTGAGACTGTTGAACGATGCTCCCGTGGAGTTTAGGTTTCACGTTATCAGCGGAGAGCTCCTCTTCAGCAGGGACGAAAGGGCCAGGTGTGATTTTGAAGAGCGGACCATGAGGGAATACCACGATTATTCCCGCTATCTCGAAATGTACCGGGGGGAGGCCCTTGGAATATGA
- a CDS encoding NAD-dependent epimerase/dehydratase family protein produces MKALVTGGAGFIGSHLVDRLMDLGWEVRVLDDLSAGSLDNIKRWLGHKRFEFIEGDMRNPEIVEEAVDGVEVVFHLAANPEVRIGSQSPELLYETNVLITYNLLNAMRGSSARYLVFTSSSTVYGDASLIPTPEDYAPLEPISVYGGAKLAAEALISGYAHTFGFRALIFRLANIIGERSNHGVIYDFINKLRRNPEELEILGDGTQRKSYLHVSDTVDGMLHIFEHFMKEGKTYDAYNLGNDDWITVKEIAEIVGEEMGLKPTFIFTGGVDGGRGWKGDVKFMRLSIEKAKKTGWKPKMNSYEAVRRTVREILGTI; encoded by the coding sequence ATGAAGGCACTTGTTACCGGAGGTGCAGGGTTCATAGGCTCACATCTTGTCGATAGACTGATGGATCTCGGCTGGGAAGTCAGGGTTCTGGACGACCTGAGCGCCGGCAGTTTGGACAACATAAAGCGCTGGTTGGGCCATAAACGCTTCGAGTTCATCGAAGGGGATATGAGGAACCCAGAGATAGTCGAGGAGGCCGTTGATGGTGTGGAGGTAGTCTTCCACCTAGCCGCCAACCCTGAAGTAAGGATTGGCTCCCAGAGCCCCGAACTCCTTTACGAGACCAACGTGCTGATAACCTACAACCTGCTCAATGCGATGAGGGGTTCAAGCGCCAGGTACCTCGTTTTCACGAGTTCTTCAACGGTCTACGGCGATGCTTCTCTCATTCCCACGCCGGAGGACTACGCGCCACTGGAGCCGATAAGCGTCTATGGTGGGGCGAAGCTCGCGGCTGAAGCCCTGATCAGCGGCTACGCTCACACATTCGGGTTCAGGGCCCTGATCTTCCGCCTCGCCAACATCATAGGCGAGCGCTCGAACCACGGGGTAATCTACGACTTCATAAACAAGCTGAGAAGAAACCCGGAGGAACTTGAGATACTCGGGGACGGAACGCAGAGGAAGAGCTACCTCCACGTGAGCGATACTGTTGATGGAATGCTCCACATTTTCGAGCACTTCATGAAGGAAGGCAAAACCTACGACGCTTACAACCTTGGAAACGACGATTGGATTACAGTTAAAGAGATAGCGGAGATAGTGGGCGAGGAGATGGGGTTGAAGCCGACCTTCATATTCACCGGCGGCGTCGACGGAGGGAGAGGCTGGAAGGGTGACGTTAAGTTCATGCGCCTGAGCATAGAGAAGGCAAAGAAAACGGGCTGGAAGCCAAAGATGAACAGCTACGAGGCCGTGAGAAGAACCGTTAGAGAGATTTTGGGGACTATTTAA